A single window of Eucalyptus grandis isolate ANBG69807.140 chromosome 1, ASM1654582v1, whole genome shotgun sequence DNA harbors:
- the LOC104442466 gene encoding protein DETOXIFICATION 41 — MGSAAAEQQPLLLGQDPHGRISDLSSATIEELLEHSIPLRWWARLVAWESRMLWLLSGSSIVVSVFNFMLSFVSLMFTGHLGTVELAGASMASVVIQGLAYGIMLGMASAVQTVCGQAYGAKRYSEMGIICQRAIVLHLGAAVLLTVIYWFSGDILLAIGQSETITEPGQLFARGLIPQLYAFAIACPMQRFLQAQNIVNPLAYMSVGVFLLHTLLTWIVVYVLDYGLLGAALTLSLSWWILVLLNTLYIVLSPSCKETWTGLSIRAFTGVWPYFKLTVASAVMLCLEIWYFNGLVLLAGFLPNATIELDTLSICMNYWNWDIEFMLGLSAAASIRVSNELGAGHPRVAKFSVVVVNVTSILISIVFTAIVLIFRVGLSKLFTTDEEVIDAVSEITPLLAISVFLNGIQPILSGVAIGSGWQAVVAYVNLTAYYVIGLPIGCVLGFKTSLEVAGIWWGMIVGVILQTATLIILTARTNWNKEVENATARLNRSTE, encoded by the exons ATGGGCTCAGCAGCAGCAGAGCAACAGCCGTTGCTGCTCGGACAAGACCCTCACGGTCGAATCTCCGACTTGTCGTCTGCCACGATCGAGGAGCTCCTTGAGCATTCGATCCCACTCCGATGGTGGGCACGTCTAGTGGCCTGGGAGTCGAGGATGCTCTGGCTCTTATCCGGCTCATCCATTGTCGTGTCCGTCTTCAACTTCATGCTCAGTTTCGTGTCGCTCATGTTTACCGGGCATTTGGGCACGGTGGAACTTGCCGGCGCCTCCATGGCTAGCGTGGTCATCCAAGGTCTTGCTTATGGCATAATG TTGGGCATGGCCAGCGCGGTGCAAACTGTCTGTGGCCAGGCTTATGGGGCAAAGAGGTACTCAGAAATGGGCATCATTTGCCAAAGAGCTATAGTTCTGCACTTGGGAGCAGCTGTCCTTCTCACCGTCATATACTGGTTCTCCGGCGATATACTCCTTGCAATTGGACAATCTGAGACCATCACCGAGCCAGGCCAGTTATTTGCGCGGGGATTGATCCCTCAGCTATATGCATTCGCCATCGCCTGCCCGATGCAGAGGTTCCTTCAGGCACAGAACATAGTGAACCCTCTGGCTTACATGTCCGTGGGGGTCTTCCTCTTGCACACCCTCCTCACATGGATTGTGGTCTATGTCTTGGACTATGGCCTTCTAGGGGCGGCCCTGACTCTGAGCCTCTCATGGTGGATTCTCGTCCTCCTCAACACTCTTTACATTGTCCTGAGCCCCTCTTGCAAGGAAACCTGGACTGGCCTGTCAATTAGAGCTTTCACAGGAGTTTGGCCTTACTTCAAGCTTACGGTTGCTTCTGCGGTAATGCTTTG CTTGGAAATATGGTACTTCAATGGACTGGTGCTCCTGGCTGGTTTCCTCCCCAATGCTACGATAGAATTGGACACGTTGTCCATCTG CATGAATTACTGGAATTGGGATATTGAGTTCATGCTTGGGCTAAGTGCAGCAGCCAG TATCCGGGTCAGTAACGAGTTAGGGGCAGGTCATCCAAGAGTTGCGAAATTTTCAGTTGTGGTAGTGAATGTGACCAGTATTCTCATTAGCATAGTGTTCACTGCGATTGTTCTCATATTCCGGGTTGGTTTGAGCAAACTCTTCACAACTGATGAAGAAGTCATCGATGCTGTTTCAGAAATAACTCCTCTGCTGGCCATCTCTGTCTTCCTGAATGGAATTCAACCCATACTGTCAG GTGTGGCAATCGGCAGTGGTTGGCAAGCTGTCGTGGCATACGTAAATCTGACAGCTTACTACGTCATAGGTCTCCCCATAGGATGTGTTCTCGGTTTCAAAACTAGTTTAGAAGTGGCG GGAATCTGGTGGGGAATGATCGTTGGGGTTATACTGCAAACAGCAACCTTGATCATTTTGACTGCAAGAACAAATTGGAACAAGGAG GTTGAAAACGCCACGGCTCGTCTGAACAGATCGACAGAGTGA